From Scleropages formosus chromosome 1, fSclFor1.1, whole genome shotgun sequence, a single genomic window includes:
- the LOC108919737 gene encoding adhesion G protein-coupled receptor L1-like isoform X1, which translates to MALSLWFLWTCIVTLGNIAPSAQALSRSAMPFGLLRRELACEGYPIELRCPGSDVIMIETANYGRTDDKICDADPFQMENVQCYLPDAFKIMSQRCNNRTQCVVVAGSDVFPDPCPGTYKYLEIQYECVPYKVDQKVFVCPGTLRRIQQASSVQEAEHQSGAWCKDPLQSGDRLYVMPWTPYRTDMLYEYASWDDFRQNRATTTYKLPNRVDGTGFVVYDGAVFYNKERTRNIVKYDLRTRIKSGEAIIANANYHDTSPYRWGGKSDIDLAVDENGLWVIYATESNNGRLVVSQVNPYTLRFEGTWETTFDKRLASNAFMACGVLYAVRSVYQDDDSEAGGDLILYAYNTNRGREEPVHIPFPNPYQYVSSIDYNPRDNQLYVWNNYYVLRYPLEFSPPDPTTDPLTTTQVTSTAAARPFTATMGHPPSPTTARPLPPTSHPIGAINKGPDVRPITAMVPVTRRPPRPLPGAELHTCEGRVARGVQWPPTQRGEMVERPCPKGSLGIASYQCLLSPVMWSTRGPDLSNCTSPWVSQVAQKIKSGENAANIAGELVNHTRGRIHAGDVSSSVRLMEQLLDILDAQLQALRPGNKESVARNYNKLQKRERNCRAYIQAVVQTVDNLLRPEALESWKDMNSTEQAHTATMLLDVMEKGAFLLANNLYDSRFTDHAANIGEAVGVSVYLEVYVLNTEMELQDLSFPQSYTSESTIRLSASTIKQYSRNGQVKVVFVLYKNLGSFLSTENATVKMEVEPGSGGQGLAVNSHVIAASINKESSRVFLTEPVVFTLRHLQLENHFNPNCSFWNYSERSMMGQWSSQGCKLLDTNSTHTTCSCSHLTNFAVLMAHRELANPDHMHKLILFVITWVGIVVSLVCLAICISTFCCLRGLQTDRNTIHKNLCISLFIAELLFLVGIDKTEYHIACPVFAGLLHFFFLAAFSWMCLEGVQLYLMLVEVFESEYSRKKYYYLCGYCFPALVVGISAAIDYRSYGTKKACWLRVDNYFIWSFIGPVSFVIMLNLVFLMITLHKMVRSSSALKPDSSRHDNIKSWALGAVALLFLLGLTWAFGLLFINENTVIMAYLFTTFNAFQGMFIFIFHCALQKKVHKEYSKCLRHSYCCSRSSAGSSHGSLKTSALRTNNRYYSGSQARHTSAHRQSRIRRMWNDTVRKQTESSFMAGDINSTPSLNRATMGNHLLTNPVLQTRSGTSPYNTLLAESFNPPSPGVFNSTGTFRDPKGTLPKSRDAGGMESLPLNGNFNNSYSLRSTGANASGGGACDLLGAGVGSVDSPPPLLNPRGMENVGGPGVRRNLSDAAAFEKMIISELVHNNLRGSGAGGLERCGSLARPQGHTAGGTEPSGADEQEPRPSRDVERLYKALEEPLLLQRAQSVLYQSDPEESESYTADLTESLEADGGGARSPARDSLYTGGTNLRDSPYPDSSPEPLEVAPRSAQPPEELYYSSGRPALGSRGAPMQTFYQAPPRRPSGEAYLPPVGLDPPHREGDGQMQLVTSL; encoded by the exons AAGTGGACCAAAAAG TCTTTGTGTGTCCTGGGACCCTCAGAAGGATTCAGCAGGCAAGTTCCGTCCAGGAGGCGGAGCACCAGTCCGGGGCCTGGTGCAAGGACCCGCTGCAGTCGGGGGACCGGCTGTACGTCATGCCCTGGACTCCTTACCGTACGGACATGCTCTATGAGTATGCGTCCTGGGACGACTTCCGGCAGAACCGCGCCACCACCACCTACAA GCTGCCAAACAGGGTGGACGGCACTGGGTTTGTGGTCTACGACGGCGCCGTGTTCTACAACAAAGAGCGCACGCGCAACATCGTCAAGTATGACCTGCGCACACGCATCAAGAGTGGCGAGGCGATCATCGCCAACGCAAACTATCACGACACGTCGCCCTACCGCTGGGGCGGCAAGTCGGACATCGATCTGGCTGTGGACGAGAACGGCCTGTGGGTCATCTACGCCACCGAGTCCAACAATGGCCGCTTAGTAGTCAGCCAG GTGAACCCATACACTCTGCGCTTCGAGGGAACCTGGGAGACGACTTTTGACAAACGCCTGGCCTCCAACGCCTTCATGGCTTGCGGCGTGCTGTACGCCGTGCGCTCCGTCTACCAGGACGACGACAGCGAGGCAGGCGGGGACCTCATCCTGTACGCGTACAACACGAACCGCGGTCGAGAGGAGCCCGTGCACATCCCCTTCCCCAACCCCTACCAGTACGTGTCCTCCATCGACTACAACCCTCGCGACAACCAGCTCTACGTGTGGAACAACTACTATGTGCTGCGCTACCCGCTGGAGTTCAGCCCACCGGACCCCACCACTG ACCCTCTGACTACCACCCAGGTGACGAGCACCGCCGCCGCCAGGCCCTTCACAGCCACCATGGGCCACCCTCCGAGCCCCACCACGGCCCGCCCGCTGCCCCCCACCTCTCACCCCATCGGGGCCATCAACAAGGGACCCGACGTGCGGCCCATCACGGCCATGGTGCCCGTGACCCGGCGGCCGCCTCGCCCTCTGCCCGGGGCAGAGCTGCACACCTGCGAGGGCAGGGTGGCTCGGGGGGTCCAATGGCCCCCCACCCAGAGAGGAGAGATGGTGGAGAGACCCTGTCCCAAGGGCTCactgg GCATCGCCTCGTACCAGTGTCTGTTGTCTCCAGTCATGTGGAGCACTCGAGGGCCCGATCTCAGCAACTGCACATCTCCGTGGGTCAGTCAGGTGGCTCAGAAG ATCAAGAGCGGTGAGAATGCGGCCAACATCGCAGGCGAGCTGGTGAACCACACCCGGGGGCGCATCCATGCCGGGGACGTGAGCTCATCCGTGCGGCTCATGGAGCAGCTGCTCGACATCCTGGATGCGCAACTGCAGGCGCTGCGGCCCGGCAACAAAGAGTCGGTCGCCCGTAACTACAACAAG CTGCAGAAGAGGGAGCGCAACTGTCGAGCGTACATCCAG GCCGTTGTCCAGACAGTGGACAACCTTCTCCGACCAGAGGCTCTTGAGTCATGGAAGGACATGAACAGCACGGAGCAAGCGCACAcagccaccatgctgctggaTGTCATGGAGAAGGGTGCCTTCCTGCTGGCCAACAACCTGTATGATAGCCGCTTCACAGACCATGCCGCCAACATCGGTGAGGCTGTCGGAGTGTCCGTGT acCTGGAGGTGTATGTGCTCAACACAGAGATGGAGCTCCAGGATCTCTCCTTCCCACAGTCCTACACCAGTGAGAGCACCATTCGACTCTCTGCTTCCACCATCAAGCAGTACAGCCGCAATG GTCAGGTGAAGGTGGTCTTTGTGCTCTACAAGAACCTTGGCTCCTTCTTGTCTACGGAAAACGCCACAGTCAAGATGGAGGTGGAGCCAGGTTCCGGGGGGCAGGGCCTGGCCGTCAACTCGCACGTCATCGCCGCGTCCATCAACAAGGAGTCCAGCCGCGTGTTTCTCACAGAGCCCGTGGTCTTCACGCTGAGACACCTGCAG CTGGAGAATCACTTCAACCCAAACTGCTCGTTCTGGAACTATTCCGAACGCTCCATGATGGGCCAGTGGTCGTCCCAGGGCTGCAAGCTGCTGGACACCAACAGTACCCACACGACCTGCTCCTGCAGCCACCTGACCAACTTCGCTGTGCTCATGGCTCATCGCGAGCTTGCT AACCCGGACCACATGCACAAGCTCATCCTGTTCGTCATCACCTGGGTGGGCATCGTCGTCTCCTTGGTATGTCTGGCTATCTGCATCTCCACCTTCTGCTGCCTGCGGGGCCTGCAGACTGACCGCAATACCATCCACAAGAACTTGTGCATCAGCCTCTTCATCGCGGAGCTCCTCTTCCTCGTCGGTATCGACAAGACCGAGTATCAC ATCGCCTGCCCCGTCTTTGCTGGCCTGCTTCATTTCTTCTTCCTGGCGGCATTCTCCTGGATGTGCCTGGAGGGCGTGCAGCTCTACCTGATGCTGGTGGAGGTCTTTGAGAGCGAGTACTCCCGCAAGAAGTACTACTACCTGTGTGGCTACTGCTTCCCGGCGCTCGTGGTGGGCATCTCAGCTGCCATCGACTACCGCAGCTACGGCACCAAGAAAGC GTGTTGGCTGCGAGTGGACAACTACTTCATCTGGAGCTTCATCGGACCCGTGTCCTTCGTCATCATG CTGAACCTGGTGTTCCTCATGATTACGCTGCACAAGATGGTCCGCAGCTCTTCTGCACTCAAGCCAGACTCAAGTCGCCATGACAACAttaa GTCCTGGGCTCTGGGGGCTGTAGCCCTGCTTTTTCTCCTGGGTCTCACATGGGCATTCGGCCTCCTCTTCATCAACGAGAACACCGTGATCATGGCCTACCTCTTCACCACCTTCAATGCCTTCCAGGGCatgttcatcttcatcttccacTGTGCGCTGCAGAAgaag GTGCACAAGGAGTACAGTAAGTGTCTGCGCCATTCCTACTGCTGCAGCCGCTCTTCCGCTGGCAGCTCCCACGGCTCGCTGAAGACCTCGGCTCTGCGGACGAACAACCGCTACTACAGCGGCAGTCAGGCGCGCCACACCTCGGCGCACAGACAA AGCCGCATACGGCGGATGTGGAACGACACGGTGCGCAAGCAGACGGAGTCCTCCTTCATGGCCGGAGACATCAACAGCACCCCCTCCCTTAATCGTG CAACTATGGGGAACCACCTTCTGACCAATCCCGTGCTGCAAACACGCTCTGGCACCTCCCCCTACAACACCCTACTGGCCGAGAGTTTCAATCCGCCCTCACCAGGCGTCTTCAATTCCACCG GGACCTTCAGGGACCCAA AGGGAACCCTGCCGAAATCCCGAGATGCCGGCGGTATGGAGAGTCTGCCTCTGAACGGAAACTTCAACAACAGCTACTCCCTACGCAGCACGGGTGCTAATGCTTCCGGGGGTGGGGCCTGTGATTTGCTGGGAGCCGGGGTCGGAAGTGTGGACAGCCCGCCTCCCTTGCTGAACCCTCGAGGGATGGAGAACGTGGGAGGGCCGGGGGTCCGGCGCAACCTCTCTGATGCGGCCGCGTTCGAGAAGATGATCATCTCGGAACTGGTGCACAACAACCTGAGGGGCAGCGGTGCAGGAGGTCTGGAGAGGTGCGGCAGCCTGGCACGACCCCAGGGTCACACGGCAGGTGGGACCGAGCCAAGCGGGGCCGACGAGCAGGAGCCCCGTCCATCGCGGGATGTGGAGAGGCTGTACAAGGCGCTGGAGGAGCCCCTGTTACTGCAGCGCGCCCAGTCTGTACTGTACCAGAGTGACCCCGAGGAGTCCGAGAGTTACACCGCCGACCTGACGGAGAGCCTGGAGGCCGACGGGGGCGGGGCTCGCTCACCTGCCCGGGACTCACTGTACACGGGCGGCACCAACCTGCGGGACTCGCCGTACCCTGACAGCAGCCCTGAGCCACTGGAGGTGGCTCCACGCTCCGCCCAACCGCCTGAGGAGCTCTATTACAGCTCAGGCCGTCCTGCGCTGGGCTCGCGAGGTGCCCCCATGCAGACCTTCTACCAGGCCCCCCCCCGGAGGCCTAGCGGGGAGGCCTACTTGCCGCCAGTGGGGCTGGACCCCCCCCACCGCGAGGGTGACGGGCAGATGCAGCTCGTGACCAGTCTGTGA
- the LOC108919737 gene encoding adhesion G protein-coupled receptor L1-like isoform X3, producing the protein MALSLWFLWTCIVTLGNIAPSAQALSRSAMPFGLLRRELACEGYPIELRCPGSDVIMIETANYGRTDDKICDADPFQMENVQCYLPDAFKIMSQRCNNRTQCVVVAGSDVFPDPCPGTYKYLEIQYECVPYKVDQKVFVCPGTLRRIQQASSVQEAEHQSGAWCKDPLQSGDRLYVMPWTPYRTDMLYEYASWDDFRQNRATTTYKLPNRVDGTGFVVYDGAVFYNKERTRNIVKYDLRTRIKSGEAIIANANYHDTSPYRWGGKSDIDLAVDENGLWVIYATESNNGRLVVSQVNPYTLRFEGTWETTFDKRLASNAFMACGVLYAVRSVYQDDDSEAGGDLILYAYNTNRGREEPVHIPFPNPYQYVSSIDYNPRDNQLYVWNNYYVLRYPLEFSPPDPTTDPLTTTQVTSTAAARPFTATMGHPPSPTTARPLPPTSHPIGAINKGPDVRPITAMVPVTRRPPRPLPGAELHTCEGRVARGVQWPPTQRGEMVERPCPKGSLGIASYQCLLSPVMWSTRGPDLSNCTSPWVSQVAQKIKSGENAANIAGELVNHTRGRIHAGDVSSSVRLMEQLLDILDAQLQALRPGNKESVARNYNKLQKRERNCRAYIQAVVQTVDNLLRPEALESWKDMNSTEQAHTATMLLDVMEKGAFLLANNLYDSRFTDHAANIDLEVYVLNTEMELQDLSFPQSYTSESTIRLSASTIKQYSRNGQVKVVFVLYKNLGSFLSTENATVKMEVEPGSGGQGLAVNSHVIAASINKESSRVFLTEPVVFTLRHLQLENHFNPNCSFWNYSERSMMGQWSSQGCKLLDTNSTHTTCSCSHLTNFAVLMAHRELANPDHMHKLILFVITWVGIVVSLVCLAICISTFCCLRGLQTDRNTIHKNLCISLFIAELLFLVGIDKTEYHIACPVFAGLLHFFFLAAFSWMCLEGVQLYLMLVEVFESEYSRKKYYYLCGYCFPALVVGISAAIDYRSYGTKKACWLRVDNYFIWSFIGPVSFVIMLNLVFLMITLHKMVRSSSALKPDSSRHDNIKSWALGAVALLFLLGLTWAFGLLFINENTVIMAYLFTTFNAFQGMFIFIFHCALQKKVHKEYSKCLRHSYCCSRSSAGSSHGSLKTSALRTNNRYYSGSQARHTSAHRQSRIRRMWNDTVRKQTESSFMAGDINSTPSLNRATMGNHLLTNPVLQTRSGTSPYNTLLAESFNPPSPGVFNSTGTFRDPKGTLPKSRDAGGMESLPLNGNFNNSYSLRSTGANASGGGACDLLGAGVGSVDSPPPLLNPRGMENVGGPGVRRNLSDAAAFEKMIISELVHNNLRGSGAGGLERCGSLARPQGHTAGGTEPSGADEQEPRPSRDVERLYKALEEPLLLQRAQSVLYQSDPEESESYTADLTESLEADGGGARSPARDSLYTGGTNLRDSPYPDSSPEPLEVAPRSAQPPEELYYSSGRPALGSRGAPMQTFYQAPPRRPSGEAYLPPVGLDPPHREGDGQMQLVTSL; encoded by the exons AAGTGGACCAAAAAG TCTTTGTGTGTCCTGGGACCCTCAGAAGGATTCAGCAGGCAAGTTCCGTCCAGGAGGCGGAGCACCAGTCCGGGGCCTGGTGCAAGGACCCGCTGCAGTCGGGGGACCGGCTGTACGTCATGCCCTGGACTCCTTACCGTACGGACATGCTCTATGAGTATGCGTCCTGGGACGACTTCCGGCAGAACCGCGCCACCACCACCTACAA GCTGCCAAACAGGGTGGACGGCACTGGGTTTGTGGTCTACGACGGCGCCGTGTTCTACAACAAAGAGCGCACGCGCAACATCGTCAAGTATGACCTGCGCACACGCATCAAGAGTGGCGAGGCGATCATCGCCAACGCAAACTATCACGACACGTCGCCCTACCGCTGGGGCGGCAAGTCGGACATCGATCTGGCTGTGGACGAGAACGGCCTGTGGGTCATCTACGCCACCGAGTCCAACAATGGCCGCTTAGTAGTCAGCCAG GTGAACCCATACACTCTGCGCTTCGAGGGAACCTGGGAGACGACTTTTGACAAACGCCTGGCCTCCAACGCCTTCATGGCTTGCGGCGTGCTGTACGCCGTGCGCTCCGTCTACCAGGACGACGACAGCGAGGCAGGCGGGGACCTCATCCTGTACGCGTACAACACGAACCGCGGTCGAGAGGAGCCCGTGCACATCCCCTTCCCCAACCCCTACCAGTACGTGTCCTCCATCGACTACAACCCTCGCGACAACCAGCTCTACGTGTGGAACAACTACTATGTGCTGCGCTACCCGCTGGAGTTCAGCCCACCGGACCCCACCACTG ACCCTCTGACTACCACCCAGGTGACGAGCACCGCCGCCGCCAGGCCCTTCACAGCCACCATGGGCCACCCTCCGAGCCCCACCACGGCCCGCCCGCTGCCCCCCACCTCTCACCCCATCGGGGCCATCAACAAGGGACCCGACGTGCGGCCCATCACGGCCATGGTGCCCGTGACCCGGCGGCCGCCTCGCCCTCTGCCCGGGGCAGAGCTGCACACCTGCGAGGGCAGGGTGGCTCGGGGGGTCCAATGGCCCCCCACCCAGAGAGGAGAGATGGTGGAGAGACCCTGTCCCAAGGGCTCactgg GCATCGCCTCGTACCAGTGTCTGTTGTCTCCAGTCATGTGGAGCACTCGAGGGCCCGATCTCAGCAACTGCACATCTCCGTGGGTCAGTCAGGTGGCTCAGAAG ATCAAGAGCGGTGAGAATGCGGCCAACATCGCAGGCGAGCTGGTGAACCACACCCGGGGGCGCATCCATGCCGGGGACGTGAGCTCATCCGTGCGGCTCATGGAGCAGCTGCTCGACATCCTGGATGCGCAACTGCAGGCGCTGCGGCCCGGCAACAAAGAGTCGGTCGCCCGTAACTACAACAAG CTGCAGAAGAGGGAGCGCAACTGTCGAGCGTACATCCAG GCCGTTGTCCAGACAGTGGACAACCTTCTCCGACCAGAGGCTCTTGAGTCATGGAAGGACATGAACAGCACGGAGCAAGCGCACAcagccaccatgctgctggaTGTCATGGAGAAGGGTGCCTTCCTGCTGGCCAACAACCTGTATGATAGCCGCTTCACAGACCATGCCGCCAACATCG acCTGGAGGTGTATGTGCTCAACACAGAGATGGAGCTCCAGGATCTCTCCTTCCCACAGTCCTACACCAGTGAGAGCACCATTCGACTCTCTGCTTCCACCATCAAGCAGTACAGCCGCAATG GTCAGGTGAAGGTGGTCTTTGTGCTCTACAAGAACCTTGGCTCCTTCTTGTCTACGGAAAACGCCACAGTCAAGATGGAGGTGGAGCCAGGTTCCGGGGGGCAGGGCCTGGCCGTCAACTCGCACGTCATCGCCGCGTCCATCAACAAGGAGTCCAGCCGCGTGTTTCTCACAGAGCCCGTGGTCTTCACGCTGAGACACCTGCAG CTGGAGAATCACTTCAACCCAAACTGCTCGTTCTGGAACTATTCCGAACGCTCCATGATGGGCCAGTGGTCGTCCCAGGGCTGCAAGCTGCTGGACACCAACAGTACCCACACGACCTGCTCCTGCAGCCACCTGACCAACTTCGCTGTGCTCATGGCTCATCGCGAGCTTGCT AACCCGGACCACATGCACAAGCTCATCCTGTTCGTCATCACCTGGGTGGGCATCGTCGTCTCCTTGGTATGTCTGGCTATCTGCATCTCCACCTTCTGCTGCCTGCGGGGCCTGCAGACTGACCGCAATACCATCCACAAGAACTTGTGCATCAGCCTCTTCATCGCGGAGCTCCTCTTCCTCGTCGGTATCGACAAGACCGAGTATCAC ATCGCCTGCCCCGTCTTTGCTGGCCTGCTTCATTTCTTCTTCCTGGCGGCATTCTCCTGGATGTGCCTGGAGGGCGTGCAGCTCTACCTGATGCTGGTGGAGGTCTTTGAGAGCGAGTACTCCCGCAAGAAGTACTACTACCTGTGTGGCTACTGCTTCCCGGCGCTCGTGGTGGGCATCTCAGCTGCCATCGACTACCGCAGCTACGGCACCAAGAAAGC GTGTTGGCTGCGAGTGGACAACTACTTCATCTGGAGCTTCATCGGACCCGTGTCCTTCGTCATCATG CTGAACCTGGTGTTCCTCATGATTACGCTGCACAAGATGGTCCGCAGCTCTTCTGCACTCAAGCCAGACTCAAGTCGCCATGACAACAttaa GTCCTGGGCTCTGGGGGCTGTAGCCCTGCTTTTTCTCCTGGGTCTCACATGGGCATTCGGCCTCCTCTTCATCAACGAGAACACCGTGATCATGGCCTACCTCTTCACCACCTTCAATGCCTTCCAGGGCatgttcatcttcatcttccacTGTGCGCTGCAGAAgaag GTGCACAAGGAGTACAGTAAGTGTCTGCGCCATTCCTACTGCTGCAGCCGCTCTTCCGCTGGCAGCTCCCACGGCTCGCTGAAGACCTCGGCTCTGCGGACGAACAACCGCTACTACAGCGGCAGTCAGGCGCGCCACACCTCGGCGCACAGACAA AGCCGCATACGGCGGATGTGGAACGACACGGTGCGCAAGCAGACGGAGTCCTCCTTCATGGCCGGAGACATCAACAGCACCCCCTCCCTTAATCGTG CAACTATGGGGAACCACCTTCTGACCAATCCCGTGCTGCAAACACGCTCTGGCACCTCCCCCTACAACACCCTACTGGCCGAGAGTTTCAATCCGCCCTCACCAGGCGTCTTCAATTCCACCG GGACCTTCAGGGACCCAA AGGGAACCCTGCCGAAATCCCGAGATGCCGGCGGTATGGAGAGTCTGCCTCTGAACGGAAACTTCAACAACAGCTACTCCCTACGCAGCACGGGTGCTAATGCTTCCGGGGGTGGGGCCTGTGATTTGCTGGGAGCCGGGGTCGGAAGTGTGGACAGCCCGCCTCCCTTGCTGAACCCTCGAGGGATGGAGAACGTGGGAGGGCCGGGGGTCCGGCGCAACCTCTCTGATGCGGCCGCGTTCGAGAAGATGATCATCTCGGAACTGGTGCACAACAACCTGAGGGGCAGCGGTGCAGGAGGTCTGGAGAGGTGCGGCAGCCTGGCACGACCCCAGGGTCACACGGCAGGTGGGACCGAGCCAAGCGGGGCCGACGAGCAGGAGCCCCGTCCATCGCGGGATGTGGAGAGGCTGTACAAGGCGCTGGAGGAGCCCCTGTTACTGCAGCGCGCCCAGTCTGTACTGTACCAGAGTGACCCCGAGGAGTCCGAGAGTTACACCGCCGACCTGACGGAGAGCCTGGAGGCCGACGGGGGCGGGGCTCGCTCACCTGCCCGGGACTCACTGTACACGGGCGGCACCAACCTGCGGGACTCGCCGTACCCTGACAGCAGCCCTGAGCCACTGGAGGTGGCTCCACGCTCCGCCCAACCGCCTGAGGAGCTCTATTACAGCTCAGGCCGTCCTGCGCTGGGCTCGCGAGGTGCCCCCATGCAGACCTTCTACCAGGCCCCCCCCCGGAGGCCTAGCGGGGAGGCCTACTTGCCGCCAGTGGGGCTGGACCCCCCCCACCGCGAGGGTGACGGGCAGATGCAGCTCGTGACCAGTCTGTGA